A single region of the Phycisphaerae bacterium RAS1 genome encodes:
- the rsbU_3 gene encoding Phosphoserine phosphatase RsbU, whose amino-acid sequence MPQPHVQIILADDSVPATLDAALKRVGASAGFWPLTAALERSSLGAADAFVVLLPGDGRGAGDRLRVLLDRLADCPRATLVLKSDGGFVPRIAHPPTVPVTFGSGISEDELAIRLATMLEMRRSLESLHRSARCEDRSRETSNDHYVAQLRQASRVQRELLAGSNGRYGGVSFTTIYRPEDYVSGDIYDISRLDEEHIGIAIADATGHGIPAALLTVFIKRALRGREAWGDGYRILQPDQVLSRLNEDLLSTNFSDCQFVACAYALLNTRTHELSFSRGGVPYPILRRRRGAASVLKCEGGVLGIQSGVQFPVQRVQLDAGDSLLFYSDGLERVVSPSPGGARVAGAFGRAARYAARPALASIGAGGEDVGGGTCVATLDEPDALVTCDGDSDVSGDARHALLAGADEFITTSDWFQTLAVDGMSVALDRLNVRYDALRRIGFALDDLTAVAIQVHA is encoded by the coding sequence ATGCCCCAGCCCCACGTTCAGATCATCCTCGCGGACGACTCGGTCCCCGCCACGCTCGACGCCGCACTGAAGCGGGTCGGGGCGTCGGCCGGCTTCTGGCCGCTCACCGCCGCCCTGGAGCGCAGCTCGCTCGGCGCGGCCGACGCGTTTGTCGTGCTGCTCCCCGGCGACGGCCGCGGCGCCGGCGACCGGCTGCGCGTCCTGCTGGACCGGCTGGCGGATTGCCCGCGGGCCACGCTGGTGCTCAAATCCGACGGCGGGTTCGTGCCGCGCATCGCCCACCCGCCGACCGTGCCGGTCACGTTCGGCTCGGGCATCAGCGAAGATGAGCTGGCGATCCGCCTGGCGACCATGCTCGAGATGCGCCGCAGCCTGGAATCGCTGCACCGCTCCGCCCGCTGCGAAGACCGCTCGCGCGAGACCTCGAACGACCACTACGTCGCTCAGCTCCGGCAGGCCAGCCGCGTGCAGCGCGAGCTGCTTGCGGGCAGCAACGGCCGCTACGGCGGCGTATCGTTCACAACCATCTACCGCCCTGAGGATTACGTCTCAGGCGACATCTACGACATCAGCCGGCTCGACGAGGAGCACATCGGAATCGCCATCGCCGACGCGACCGGACACGGCATCCCGGCGGCGCTGCTGACGGTGTTCATCAAGCGCGCCCTGCGCGGCCGCGAAGCCTGGGGAGACGGTTACCGCATTCTCCAGCCGGACCAGGTGCTCTCGCGCCTGAACGAGGACTTGCTGAGCACGAATTTCTCCGACTGCCAGTTCGTCGCCTGCGCCTACGCCCTGCTGAACACCCGCACGCACGAGCTTTCTTTTTCGCGCGGCGGCGTGCCCTATCCGATCTTGCGGCGTCGCCGGGGCGCGGCGAGCGTGCTGAAGTGCGAAGGGGGCGTGCTCGGAATTCAGTCGGGCGTGCAGTTCCCGGTGCAGCGTGTGCAACTGGACGCGGGCGACTCGCTCCTTTTCTATTCCGACGGGCTGGAGCGCGTTGTATCGCCTTCGCCCGGCGGCGCACGTGTCGCGGGCGCGTTTGGTCGTGCGGCCCGGTATGCAGCCCGTCCTGCGCTCGCTTCGATCGGAGCCGGCGGCGAAGACGTCGGCGGCGGAACGTGCGTCGCGACGCTCGATGAGCCGGACGCGCTGGTAACATGCGACGGCGACAGCGACGTATCGGGCGATGCGCGGCATGCGCTGCTCGCCGGCGCGGATGAGTTCATCACCACGTCCGATTGGTTTCAGACGTTGGCCGTGGATGGGATGAGCGTCGCGCTCGATCGGCTCAATGTGCGCTACGACGCGCTGCGCCGAATCGGGTTCGCGCTGGATGACCTTACCGCGGTCGCGATTCAGGTTCACGCCTAA
- the mucD_3 gene encoding putative periplasmic serine endoprotease DegP-like precursor yields MNRLAVLTSLLLTLVNGGTPALADAAPPGDRSESRARRRSPVVDVFQNCKDAVVNISTTRVQRFVRQGTIFDEMFDKPRVHEQRVQSVGSGFVIHESGFVVTNAHVVSRASDIRVIFADGHEAVARRIAEDTEHDLAVLKIPAEQPLAHLKLGHSDDLMVGETVIAIGNPLGLQHTVTSGIVSALDRELRFSEDVAYKGIIQTDASINPGNSGGPLLNIDGELIGVNTAIRGDAQNIGFAIPVDRLWELLPDMLDIEKRARVRFGLRVDGPQATVVDVRAASPAAQSGLKPGDRLVSFNGAPIRDGIDYYVHLLGEAPGQRVKLLAERGGRMIDAEVPLEAVPLPDGRELAQKRFGVTLAELPDRMRRRFDEMLAGGGVLVTDVEADGPVTGLVRPDDVITSLGGVRIENLADVGLVLEQLDKGDRIMFEAVRLRSDPPLLWSRPIRAR; encoded by the coding sequence ATGAATCGCCTGGCTGTACTGACCTCGCTCTTACTGACACTTGTGAACGGCGGAACGCCCGCGCTCGCCGACGCCGCGCCGCCCGGCGATCGCAGCGAGAGCCGTGCCCGCCGCCGCTCGCCGGTGGTCGACGTTTTCCAGAACTGCAAGGACGCCGTCGTCAACATCAGCACGACGCGCGTGCAGCGTTTCGTTCGACAGGGAACGATTTTCGACGAAATGTTCGACAAGCCGCGCGTCCACGAGCAGCGCGTGCAGAGCGTCGGCTCGGGCTTCGTCATTCACGAGAGCGGCTTCGTCGTCACCAACGCGCACGTCGTGTCGCGCGCCTCGGACATCCGCGTGATCTTTGCCGACGGTCACGAAGCCGTGGCCCGCCGCATCGCCGAAGACACGGAGCACGACCTGGCGGTGCTCAAGATTCCGGCCGAGCAGCCGCTGGCGCATCTCAAGCTGGGCCACAGCGATGACCTGATGGTGGGCGAAACGGTGATCGCCATCGGCAATCCGCTCGGCTTGCAGCACACGGTCACCAGCGGCATCGTCAGCGCTCTGGATCGCGAGCTGCGCTTCAGCGAGGACGTGGCCTACAAGGGCATCATCCAGACCGACGCCAGCATCAACCCAGGCAATTCCGGCGGCCCGCTGCTCAACATCGACGGCGAGCTGATCGGCGTCAACACCGCGATCCGCGGCGACGCGCAGAACATCGGCTTCGCGATTCCGGTCGATCGGCTGTGGGAGCTGCTGCCGGACATGCTCGACATTGAGAAGCGGGCGCGCGTCCGCTTCGGGCTGCGCGTCGACGGACCGCAGGCCACGGTCGTGGACGTCCGGGCCGCCAGCCCCGCGGCCCAATCGGGACTGAAGCCCGGCGATCGGCTGGTGAGCTTCAACGGCGCCCCGATTCGCGACGGCATCGACTACTACGTGCACCTGCTGGGCGAAGCGCCCGGGCAGCGCGTGAAGCTGCTGGCCGAGCGCGGCGGCAGGATGATCGACGCTGAGGTGCCGCTCGAGGCCGTTCCGCTGCCGGACGGGCGCGAGCTGGCGCAGAAGCGTTTCGGAGTGACCTTGGCGGAACTGCCCGACCGCATGCGGCGGCGTTTCGACGAGATGCTGGCCGGCGGCGGCGTGCTGGTGACCGACGTGGAAGCCGACGGTCCGGTCACCGGCCTGGTTCGTCCGGACGATGTGATCACCAGCCTGGGCGGCGTCCGCATCGAAAACTTGGCGGACGTGGGCCTGGTGCTCGAACAGCTCGACAAAGGCGATCGGATTATGTTCGAAGCCGTGCGGTTGCGCTCCGATCCGCCGTTGCTGTGGAGCCGGCCGATCCGGGCGCGGTAG
- the barA_2 gene encoding Signal transduction histidine-protein kinase BarA: MTSNASCNAAADRARAAPVEPGGHAAGCDVGRRAAELFESARDRTFRQTDRALAVLLIVQWLAAIAASFWISPYTWIGSRSALHVHVLAAIFLGGLFASLPAALALARPGAAVTRQLIAVSQMLFSALLIHVSGGRIETHFHVFGSLAFLAYYRDWRVLATATVVVALDHFVRGVFWPLSVFGTAAPEWWRWLEHAGWVVFEDSVLLVGISRGLAEMRLLATRQATLERSKAEVENVVEERTRELVVARQAAEAASQAKSAFLANMSHEIRTPMTAILGFTDLLIEPSATASDRLDAAQTIRRNGSHLLAVINDILDISRIEAGRLQLEHLPVGTRELLVDVVKLLSERAVQRGNKLVVKFTPPLPDRITSDPVRLKQALVNLVGNAVKFTENGTICVTASCDVAAQMITFQVSDTGIGMTPGQMARLFEPFGQADASTTRRFGGTGLGLVITRRLAELLGGHLSAESKQGIGSTFALRVATGPLEGVPTIQSLDISTLLASHPDALDGLPGISGRVLLVEDGPDNQRLISHVLRRAGATVTIADNGELGVRLALDAVAHKQPFGLILMDMQMPIMDGYAATEELRRRGYEGQIVALTAHAMKGEVDRCLAAGCDFYLSKPIDRRTFVSEVAARMDKPRSCASGQSHGEHRRPAGAHRRDADAPRD; this comes from the coding sequence ATGACGAGCAACGCTTCATGCAACGCCGCCGCCGATCGCGCGCGGGCCGCGCCGGTCGAACCGGGCGGGCATGCGGCCGGTTGCGATGTTGGCCGGCGCGCGGCGGAGCTGTTTGAAAGCGCCCGGGACCGCACATTCCGCCAGACGGATCGGGCCCTGGCCGTTCTGCTGATCGTCCAGTGGCTGGCGGCGATCGCGGCGTCGTTCTGGATTTCGCCCTATACGTGGATCGGTTCCCGCAGTGCACTACACGTGCACGTGCTGGCGGCCATTTTCCTCGGCGGCCTCTTCGCATCGCTTCCGGCCGCACTGGCGCTGGCGCGGCCCGGGGCGGCCGTCACGCGCCAGCTCATCGCCGTTTCGCAGATGCTCTTCAGCGCCCTGCTCATTCATGTCAGCGGCGGACGGATCGAAACGCATTTTCACGTCTTCGGATCGCTGGCGTTCCTGGCCTACTATCGCGATTGGCGCGTGCTGGCGACCGCGACGGTCGTGGTGGCGCTGGACCACTTCGTGCGCGGGGTTTTCTGGCCGCTTTCGGTGTTCGGCACCGCGGCGCCCGAATGGTGGCGCTGGCTCGAGCACGCTGGGTGGGTCGTGTTTGAAGACTCGGTCCTGCTGGTCGGAATCTCGCGCGGGCTGGCCGAGATGCGCCTGCTCGCGACGCGGCAGGCGACGCTGGAGCGCTCCAAGGCCGAGGTCGAGAACGTGGTGGAGGAGCGGACGAGGGAGCTGGTGGTCGCGCGGCAGGCCGCCGAGGCCGCCAGCCAGGCCAAGAGCGCTTTCCTGGCGAACATGAGCCACGAAATCCGCACGCCAATGACGGCGATCCTCGGATTCACCGATCTTCTGATCGAACCCAGCGCCACCGCCTCCGATCGGCTGGACGCGGCCCAGACCATCCGCCGCAACGGCTCGCACCTGCTCGCGGTCATTAACGACATTCTGGACATCTCGCGAATTGAGGCCGGCCGGCTTCAGCTCGAACACCTCCCGGTCGGAACGCGCGAGCTGCTGGTCGATGTCGTGAAGCTGCTGTCCGAGCGCGCGGTGCAGCGCGGCAACAAGCTGGTCGTCAAGTTCACGCCGCCCCTGCCCGATCGAATCACGAGCGACCCGGTCCGGCTCAAGCAGGCCCTGGTGAACCTGGTCGGAAACGCCGTCAAGTTCACCGAGAACGGGACGATCTGCGTCACCGCGTCGTGCGACGTGGCAGCGCAGATGATCACATTTCAAGTCAGCGACACCGGCATCGGCATGACGCCCGGGCAGATGGCGCGCCTGTTCGAGCCGTTCGGACAGGCGGACGCCTCCACCACGCGCCGCTTCGGTGGAACCGGGCTCGGCCTGGTCATCACGCGCCGGCTCGCGGAACTTCTGGGCGGCCATCTGAGCGCGGAAAGCAAGCAGGGAATCGGCAGCACTTTTGCGCTCCGCGTCGCGACCGGACCGCTGGAGGGCGTCCCGACCATTCAGTCGCTGGACATCTCGACCCTGCTCGCGTCTCACCCCGATGCGCTGGACGGCTTGCCGGGAATCTCCGGGCGCGTTCTGCTGGTCGAAGACGGCCCCGACAATCAGCGGCTGATTTCGCACGTGCTGCGGCGGGCCGGCGCAACAGTGACCATCGCCGACAACGGCGAGCTCGGCGTGCGGCTCGCGCTCGACGCCGTCGCGCACAAGCAGCCGTTCGGCCTGATTCTGATGGACATGCAGATGCCGATTATGGACGGCTACGCGGCGACCGAGGAACTGCGTCGGCGCGGCTACGAGGGACAGATCGTGGCGCTGACCGCCCACGCCATGAAAGGCGAGGTGGATCGCTGCCTGGCCGCGGGCTGCGACTTTTACCTCTCAAAGCCGATAGACCGCCGTACGTTTGTTTCCGAGGTGGCCGCGCGCATGGACAAGCCGCGATCGTGTGCCAGCGGGCAATCGCACGGGGAGCATCGGCGTCCCGCCGGTGCGCACCGGCGAGACGCCGATGCTCCCCGAGACTGA
- the gyrA gene encoding DNA gyrase subunit A encodes MSEAEATRNIPTPIAQEMQESYLTYAMSVIMARALPDVRDGLKPSQRRILFAMHELNLRPGAKHRKCAKICGDTSGNYHPHGEGVIYPTLVRLAQHWAMRHLLIDPQGNFGSIDGDPPAAMRYTEARFAHPAAEMMADIDSETVDFEDNFDGTRKEPAVLPSRFPNLLVNGTEGIAVGMATRLLPHNLGEICDAVIAYIDNHDITLDELLRIVPGPDFPTAGIIHGRDGIREAYATGRGSIAVRGVLHTEELKNGRMQIVVDEIPYGVLLPTIKDRIAEAVENGSIKGIEDWRDESGRDKLVRLVISLRKDANVNVVINQLYKFTPLQTNLHVINIVLVNRVPRTLTFRQLIEHFVRHRIDVIRRRTQFLLRKARQRAHILEGLILAVADIDEIIRIIRSSPDVDTARQRLCEKPLRLSEKATVTRLLPEAFVARCTADDQNLTRTQADAILAMQLRKLTGLEIEQLAAEYTKLLDEIADYEMILSDERLVLDIIAEDMRELKEKYADPRRTKIEAAIGEVDEAALIQQEDVIVTITHEDYIKRVPIATYRAQGRGGKGIRSTDAKDGDFIEHLLTCSTHDYLLFFTNRGRVYWLRVYDIPSMARTARGRALANILTMLPSERMMALLPVKEFGEESYVFFTTEKGVVKKTPLAAFGNPRPSGIQALTLDPDDSLIGVKLTAGDDEIVVGTRMGMACRFKEDEVRPMGRTARGVRGIELEEGDKVVDMAVITPGMSLLTVCEKGFGKRTDISEYRLTHRGGKGVINVRVTDKNGPVVALRAVTDEDELMLITATGTLLRMTLDQLREIGRATQGVKLIRVEEEDRVVAVAKVITEKDENGNGAPAGPDSSNAGPDSTDAGADGPDGESGDGREGGDAAPEA; translated from the coding sequence ATGAGCGAAGCCGAAGCGACGCGCAACATCCCCACGCCCATCGCCCAGGAAATGCAGGAGTCGTATCTCACCTACGCCATGAGCGTCATCATGGCCCGCGCCCTGCCCGATGTTCGCGACGGGCTGAAGCCCTCCCAGCGCCGCATCCTCTTCGCCATGCACGAGTTGAACCTGCGGCCCGGCGCCAAGCACCGCAAGTGCGCCAAGATCTGCGGCGACACGAGCGGCAACTATCACCCGCACGGCGAAGGCGTCATCTACCCCACGCTCGTCCGCCTGGCGCAGCACTGGGCCATGCGGCACCTGCTGATCGACCCGCAGGGCAACTTCGGCAGCATCGACGGCGACCCGCCCGCCGCCATGCGATACACGGAGGCGCGTTTCGCCCACCCCGCCGCCGAGATGATGGCCGACATCGACTCGGAGACGGTCGATTTCGAGGACAACTTCGACGGCACGCGCAAAGAGCCGGCTGTCCTGCCCAGCCGATTCCCGAACCTGCTGGTGAACGGGACTGAGGGCATCGCCGTCGGCATGGCGACGCGGCTTCTGCCGCACAACCTGGGCGAAATTTGCGACGCCGTCATCGCGTACATCGACAATCACGACATCACGCTGGACGAGCTGCTGCGGATCGTGCCGGGGCCGGATTTCCCGACCGCCGGCATCATTCACGGGCGCGACGGCATCCGCGAGGCCTATGCCACCGGCCGCGGGAGCATCGCCGTCCGCGGCGTGCTGCACACGGAAGAGCTCAAGAACGGCCGCATGCAGATCGTGGTCGACGAGATTCCGTATGGCGTGCTGCTGCCGACGATCAAGGACCGCATCGCGGAGGCCGTGGAGAACGGCTCGATCAAGGGCATCGAAGACTGGCGCGACGAATCGGGTCGCGACAAGCTGGTTCGGCTGGTGATCAGCCTGCGGAAAGACGCCAACGTCAACGTCGTCATCAACCAGCTCTACAAGTTCACGCCGCTGCAGACGAACCTGCACGTGATCAACATCGTGCTGGTCAACCGCGTGCCGCGGACGCTGACGTTCCGGCAGCTCATCGAGCATTTCGTGCGGCACCGCATCGACGTGATCCGCCGCCGGACGCAGTTTCTGCTGCGCAAGGCGCGGCAGCGGGCCCACATTCTGGAAGGGCTGATTCTTGCGGTTGCGGACATCGACGAGATCATCCGCATCATTCGCTCCTCGCCGGACGTGGACACGGCGCGCCAGCGGCTGTGCGAGAAGCCGCTTCGGCTGAGCGAGAAGGCCACGGTGACGCGGCTCTTGCCCGAGGCGTTTGTGGCGCGCTGCACGGCCGACGACCAGAACCTGACGCGAACGCAGGCCGACGCCATCCTCGCCATGCAGCTCCGCAAGCTGACCGGGCTGGAGATTGAGCAGCTTGCGGCCGAATACACGAAACTGCTCGACGAGATCGCCGATTACGAGATGATCCTCAGTGACGAGCGGCTGGTGCTCGACATCATCGCCGAGGACATGCGCGAGCTGAAGGAGAAATACGCCGACCCGCGCCGCACGAAGATCGAGGCGGCGATCGGCGAAGTGGACGAGGCGGCGCTGATTCAGCAGGAGGACGTGATCGTCACGATCACGCACGAGGACTACATCAAGCGCGTCCCGATCGCGACCTATCGGGCGCAGGGCCGCGGCGGCAAGGGCATTCGCAGCACCGACGCCAAGGACGGCGACTTCATCGAGCACCTGCTCACCTGCTCGACGCACGATTACCTGCTGTTTTTCACGAATCGCGGGCGCGTGTACTGGCTGCGCGTCTACGACATCCCCAGCATGGCCCGCACCGCGCGCGGGCGGGCGCTGGCGAACATTCTGACCATGCTGCCGAGCGAGCGGATGATGGCGCTGCTGCCGGTGAAGGAGTTCGGCGAGGAGAGCTACGTCTTTTTCACGACTGAAAAAGGCGTCGTGAAGAAGACGCCGCTCGCGGCTTTCGGCAACCCGCGGCCGAGCGGCATTCAGGCTCTGACGCTCGATCCGGACGATTCGCTGATCGGCGTCAAGCTCACCGCCGGAGATGACGAGATCGTGGTCGGCACGCGCATGGGCATGGCTTGCCGCTTCAAGGAAGACGAGGTCCGCCCGATGGGCCGCACGGCCCGCGGCGTGCGCGGCATCGAGCTGGAAGAGGGCGACAAAGTTGTTGACATGGCGGTCATCACGCCCGGCATGAGCCTGCTGACGGTGTGCGAGAAGGGCTTCGGCAAGCGGACCGACATCAGCGAATATCGCCTGACGCACCGCGGCGGCAAGGGCGTCATTAACGTGCGCGTGACGGACAAGAACGGGCCGGTGGTGGCGCTGCGGGCGGTGACGGATGAGGATGAGCTGATGCTGATCACGGCGACGGGTACGCTGCTGCGCATGACGCTGGACCAGCTTCGCGAGATCGGCCGCGCGACGCAGGGGGTGAAGCTCATTCGCGTGGAGGAGGAGGATCGCGTGGTCGCTGTCGCGAAGGTCATCACGGAGAAGGATGAAAACGGCAACGGCGCGCCGGCCGGGCCGGACTCCAGCAACGCCGGTCCAGATTCCACCGATGCAGGCGCGGACGGCCCCGACGGTGAATCGGGTGATGGCCGCGAAGGCGGCGATGCCGCTCCCGAAGCGTAG
- a CDS encoding PilZ domain protein: MDAERIVKLSPQAVRELVDAAAVPSHAKQDLSKRRTERWPFAGTVEIWLPDECYGERHLLATVHNISLHGFAVRTRRPIPNGTQVSFALHQPELSGYGTGQVRHCTRAQVGYLIGVEFVFEDAKEA; encoded by the coding sequence ATGGATGCCGAACGGATCGTGAAGCTCTCCCCGCAGGCCGTCCGCGAGCTGGTCGACGCAGCCGCCGTCCCGTCGCACGCCAAGCAGGACCTCTCCAAACGCCGCACCGAACGCTGGCCTTTCGCCGGAACGGTGGAAATCTGGCTGCCGGACGAGTGCTACGGCGAGCGGCATCTGCTGGCGACGGTGCACAACATCAGCCTGCACGGCTTCGCGGTGCGGACGCGCCGGCCGATCCCCAATGGAACCCAGGTCTCATTCGCCCTGCATCAGCCGGAGTTGTCGGGCTACGGCACGGGCCAGGTGCGGCACTGCACGCGCGCCCAGGTGGGCTATCTGATCGGCGTGGAATTCGTTTTCGAAGACGCGAAAGAAGCGTAG
- the hrdA gene encoding RNA polymerase principal sigma factor HrdA: protein MQAYQSLLLEDLATQLLRGPKRLRLRQLFNIEFVLTLLEPGKSFPYDFVRHALTGFRAPGAPSDTSDAHLIELDDLIADLTALAEDLSEDAGIRVDEWAGPVFSVAELAERFDVSTKTIFRWRRRGLIGWKFRFADRRTRLLFTDRSIRRFVAHNADLIQRGSSFSQLTRDEREVIIARAKALVELGQKTANAVARTIAAETGRAVETIRLLLKGYDDAHPAAGIFNRSTLTVAADDVRLSVWEAYLDGASVEALAERFSRPIAWIYQTITQMKARELKSRPIEFMPSDEFEDAFLEDEILNGPAVRQPNAPLETNRRIPRDLPPYLQQLFRIPLLTPEGEAALFRKMNFLRFRAEKLREALDPDASTPADLDAIDALLAQAADVKKQITQANLRLVVSTAKKHLSSVHDFFELISDGNVSLMRAVDKFDYSRGNKFSTYAWWAINKNFARTIPEQRHHQDRYRTGQEELFDSVALPSEPEAEDDQLAALRRKVEDMLACLDERAREILRQRFGLEDHGQPQTLEQIGKRLGVSKERVRQIEARAMEKLREDFGADLSKLLGPE from the coding sequence ATGCAAGCCTATCAGTCCCTGCTGCTGGAGGACCTCGCCACGCAGCTCCTGCGCGGCCCGAAGCGCTTGCGTCTGCGGCAGCTTTTCAACATCGAGTTCGTGCTTACTCTGCTCGAGCCGGGCAAGTCCTTCCCCTACGACTTCGTCCGCCACGCCCTGACCGGCTTCCGCGCGCCGGGCGCCCCGTCGGACACGAGCGACGCGCATCTGATCGAGCTCGACGACCTGATCGCCGACCTCACCGCGCTGGCCGAAGACCTGTCCGAAGACGCGGGAATCCGAGTCGACGAATGGGCCGGACCGGTCTTCAGCGTCGCCGAGCTGGCCGAGCGCTTCGACGTCAGCACCAAGACCATCTTCCGCTGGCGGCGGCGCGGGCTGATCGGCTGGAAGTTCCGCTTCGCCGACCGCCGCACGCGCCTGCTCTTCACCGATCGTTCCATCCGGCGTTTCGTGGCCCACAACGCCGACCTGATCCAGCGCGGCAGCAGTTTCTCGCAACTGACGCGCGACGAGCGCGAGGTCATCATTGCCCGAGCCAAGGCGCTGGTCGAGCTGGGTCAGAAGACGGCCAACGCCGTCGCGCGCACGATCGCCGCCGAGACCGGCCGGGCCGTCGAGACTATCCGCCTGCTGCTGAAGGGCTACGACGACGCGCACCCGGCCGCGGGAATCTTCAATCGCTCGACGCTGACGGTCGCGGCCGACGACGTGCGGCTCTCCGTCTGGGAAGCCTACCTCGACGGCGCGAGCGTCGAGGCGCTGGCGGAGCGCTTCAGCCGGCCGATCGCCTGGATCTACCAGACCATCACGCAGATGAAGGCGCGTGAGCTGAAGTCGCGGCCGATCGAGTTCATGCCCAGTGACGAGTTCGAAGACGCGTTTCTCGAGGACGAAATCCTGAATGGCCCGGCGGTGCGCCAGCCCAACGCGCCGCTCGAGACCAACCGCCGCATTCCGCGCGACCTGCCGCCCTACCTGCAGCAGCTTTTTCGCATCCCGCTGCTCACGCCGGAGGGCGAGGCGGCGCTGTTCCGGAAGATGAACTTCCTGCGATTCCGCGCGGAAAAGCTGCGCGAGGCGCTCGATCCGGACGCATCCACGCCGGCCGACCTGGACGCGATCGACGCGCTGCTCGCGCAGGCCGCGGACGTGAAGAAGCAGATCACGCAGGCCAACCTGCGCCTGGTCGTCAGCACCGCCAAGAAACACCTGAGCAGCGTGCACGATTTCTTCGAGCTGATCAGCGACGGCAACGTGTCGCTGATGCGGGCGGTGGACAAGTTCGACTACTCGCGCGGCAATAAGTTCAGCACCTACGCCTGGTGGGCCATCAACAAGAACTTCGCCCGCACCATCCCCGAGCAACGGCACCACCAGGATCGCTACCGGACCGGCCAGGAGGAGCTTTTCGATTCGGTCGCCCTGCCCAGCGAGCCCGAGGCGGAGGACGATCAGCTCGCCGCCCTGCGGCGCAAGGTCGAGGACATGCTCGCGTGCCTGGATGAACGCGCCCGCGAGATCCTCCGGCAGCGCTTCGGACTGGAAGATCACGGCCAGCCGCAGACGCTGGAGCAGATCGGCAAGCGCCTGGGCGTCTCGAAGGAGCGCGTGCGGCAGATCGAGGCGCGCGCGATGGAGAAGCTGCGCGAGGACTTCGGGGCGGACTTGTCAAAGCTGCTGGGGCCGGAGTAG